The following coding sequences are from one Leptolyngbya sp. NIES-3755 window:
- a CDS encoding ABC-type transporter, periplasmic subunit (similar to AA sequence:cyanobase_aa:LBDG_23700), with protein sequence MVKFRKWQSILIAIFCAVIVANCSPQNSTNSAPDVLVYAASGQPTNLEPGNVTDGNSLIVHNQIYNRLIQFKPGTTELEPSLATSWSASKDGRTWTFKLRNGVKFHDGTDFNANAAKFNVDRWWDKNNPNGFRNAGKSYEIWGQIFGGYKGEPNSLVQNVRVVDNSTLQFVLKQPFAAFPTAIASGYFGMASPTAIQKAGANYGTPAGGAVGTGAFVFKGWQSGDRITLDRNPNYWKQDLPKSNQLVMRFVQDSGARLAQVRAGQIDFTVELAPDQKAEIEQDQSLTVANRPSFNVGYLALNPSFKELSDVRVRQAIAHAINKQSIVQAFWKGSAQTTPHFVPPSLDWATSPKLQDYEYNPQRARDLLKQAGFPNGFEIDLWYMPVARPYFPTPKPIAEAFAADLQAVGIRTNLKTQDWAAYLANRNKKPGYPMFMLGWTGDYGDPDTFYYSHFGPGSTTDLGGWKNDRVIQLLNQARAISDRATRAKLYAEVDQIIHREAVRLSIVHSDPLLVQRKNINGWTPSPLGTEPFEAIVKQ encoded by the coding sequence ATGGTGAAGTTCCGAAAGTGGCAATCGATATTAATTGCAATATTCTGTGCAGTAATTGTTGCGAATTGTAGTCCACAAAATTCGACCAATTCTGCTCCGGATGTATTGGTCTATGCTGCGAGTGGACAACCGACGAACTTAGAACCGGGTAACGTCACAGATGGAAATTCGCTGATTGTTCATAACCAAATCTACAATCGTTTGATTCAGTTTAAGCCCGGAACAACTGAATTAGAACCTAGTTTGGCAACTTCTTGGAGTGCTTCTAAAGATGGTCGAACTTGGACGTTTAAGCTGCGAAATGGTGTGAAATTTCATGATGGAACCGATTTTAATGCTAATGCAGCAAAATTTAATGTCGATCGCTGGTGGGATAAAAACAACCCGAATGGATTTCGCAATGCAGGAAAGAGCTATGAAATTTGGGGACAAATCTTTGGTGGATACAAAGGGGAACCAAATTCGTTAGTGCAAAATGTTCGAGTGGTCGATAATTCAACCCTTCAGTTTGTATTAAAGCAACCGTTTGCCGCATTTCCAACCGCGATCGCATCAGGATATTTTGGAATGGCAAGTCCGACCGCGATTCAGAAAGCAGGCGCGAACTATGGAACTCCAGCAGGTGGAGCCGTGGGAACGGGGGCATTTGTGTTCAAAGGATGGCAAAGTGGCGATCGCATTACGCTCGATCGCAATCCGAACTATTGGAAGCAAGACCTACCCAAGTCGAATCAGTTAGTGATGCGGTTTGTTCAAGATTCGGGTGCAAGACTGGCTCAAGTGAGAGCAGGACAGATTGATTTTACGGTTGAACTTGCTCCCGATCAGAAGGCAGAGATTGAACAAGATCAGTCTTTAACTGTTGCGAATCGTCCCTCATTCAATGTCGGTTATCTCGCATTAAATCCAAGCTTCAAAGAATTATCGGATGTGAGAGTGAGACAAGCGATCGCACATGCGATTAACAAACAATCGATCGTGCAAGCTTTTTGGAAAGGTTCTGCTCAAACAACCCCGCACTTTGTTCCGCCTTCACTCGATTGGGCGACCTCTCCGAAGCTACAGGACTATGAATACAATCCACAGAGAGCAAGAGATTTACTCAAACAAGCAGGCTTTCCAAATGGGTTTGAGATTGATCTTTGGTATATGCCTGTTGCACGACCTTACTTTCCAACTCCGAAACCGATCGCGGAAGCATTCGCAGCAGACTTACAAGCGGTTGGAATTCGTACCAACTTGAAAACACAGGATTGGGCAGCTTATCTTGCGAATCGGAACAAAAAACCAGGCTATCCCATGTTTATGCTTGGTTGGACTGGAGACTATGGTGATCCTGATACGTTTTACTATTCGCATTTTGGTCCGGGTAGCACCACGGATTTAGGCGGATGGAAAAACGATCGAGTGATTCAACTACTCAATCAAGCGAGAGCAATTAGCGATCGAGCCACCAGAGCAAAACTTTATGCCGAAGTCGATCAAATTATTCATCGAGAAGCGGTGAGATTGTCGATCGTCCATTCTGATCCGTTATTGGTTCAACGTAAAAATATCAATGGATGGACACCTAGTCCTTTGGGAACAGAACCGTTTGAAGCGATCGTGAAACAATAG